A window of the Phragmites australis chromosome 20, lpPhrAust1.1, whole genome shotgun sequence genome harbors these coding sequences:
- the LOC133901180 gene encoding uncharacterized protein LOC133901180, with translation MPGSAQTQTPPPKPKPNRHGRRLLLLLAPPLLAVAVALLLGVSTNPLPRRFFRRLLSAKPSLIRPTPPRKAADTSIVVGHPPCVLWMAPFASGGGYCSEAWSYVAALDGHAASGNNFTLAIAHHGDLESPEFWLGLPEQSKNLAFQLATARCDLTRAVVVCHSEPGAWYPPMYEALPCPPTGYNDPAFVIGRTMFETDRVSPEHVRRCNQMDAVWVPTDFHVSTFVKSGVDRAKIVKVVQAVDVSFFDPAKHTELPLPIGVSVMVPEGSRLEHGDSKGKGSVFLSVFKWEQRKGWDVLLRAFLQEFSGADDVVLYLLINAYHSDTNFSAKIRRFVEESSIEEPVEGWAEIRIIDEHVPQSALPRLYKAADAFVLPTRGEGWGRPVVEAMAMELPVIVTNWSGPTEYLTEDNGYPLDVDRLTEVTEGPFKGHLCAEPSVDRLRALMRHVIGDREEARSKGRKAREDMIQRFSPDVVVRIVADQIQQALVFTQQTDN, from the coding sequence ATGCCAGGTTCAGCCCAAACCCAAACACCCCCTCCAAAACCCAAACCCAACCGTcacggccgccgcctcctcctcctcctggcgcCGCctctcctcgccgtcgccgtcgccctccTCCTGGGCGTCTCCACTAACCCGCTGCCCCGCCGCTTCTTCCGCCGCCTCCTCAGTGCTAAGCCCTCCCTTATCCGCCCGACACCGCCTCGTAAAGCGGCGGACACCTCCATCGTCGTGGGACACCCACCATGTGTTCTATGGATGGCCCCCTTCGCCTCCGGCGGCGGGTACTGCTCGGAGGCCTGGTCCTACGTCGCCGCGCTCGACGGGCACGCCGCCAGCGGAAATAACTTCACGCTCGCCATCGCGCACCACGGCGACCTCGAGTCGCCCGAGTTCTGGCTCGGCCTCCCCGAGCAGTCCAAGAACCTGGCGTTCCAGCTCGCCACCGCGCGGTGCGATCTGACCAGGGCCGTGGTTGTCTGCCACAGCGAGCCCGGCGCGTGGTACCCGCCGATGTACGAGGCCCTGCCTTGCCCGCCCACCGGGTATAACGATCCGGCGTTCGTCATTGGCCGGACGATGTTCGAGACTGACCGTGTCTCGCCTGAGCACGTCAGGCGGTGCAACCAGATGGACGCTGTCTGGGTGCCTACTGATTTCCATGTGTCGACGTTCGTGAAGAGCGGCGTGGATCGCGCCAAGATTGTCAAGGTGGTGCAGGCTGTGGATGTTTCTTTCTTTGATCCGGCCAAGCACACTGAGCTTCCTCTGCCGATTGGCGTGTCTGTCATGGTGCCTGAAGGTTCAAGATTGGAACATGGTGACTCCAAAGGCAAAGGCTCTGTTTTCCTTAGTGTGTTTAAATGGGAGCAGAGGAAGGGCTGGGATGTGCTGCTGAGAGCATTCTTGCAGGAGTTCTCTGGAGCTGATGATGTCGTGCTCTACCTCCTTATCAATGCCTACCACTCCGACACAAACTTCAGTGCGAAAATCCGCAGGTTTGTGGAAGAATCCAGCATTGAGGAGCCAGTTGAAGGATGGGCTGAAATTCGGATCATCGATGAGCATGTTCCGCAGTCTGCTCTTCCAAGGTTGTACAAGGCTGCAGATGCATTTGTTCTGCCAACCCGTGGCGAGGGGTGGGGCAGACCGGTGGTTGAAGCCATGGCTATGGAACTGCCGGTGATTGTGACAAATTGGTCAGGCCCAACGGAGTACCTGACTGAGGACAATGGGTACCCATTGGATGTGGACAGGCTGACTGAGGTCACAGAAGGGCCATTCAAGGGCCACCTATGCGCCGAGCCATCAGTTGATCGCCTGAGGGCTTTGATGAGACATGTCATTGGTGATAGAGAGGAGGCGAGAAGTAAAGGGAGGAAGGCAAGGGAGGACATGATCCAGAGGTTCTCGCCAGATGTTGTTGTGAGGATTGTTGCTGATCAGATACAACAGGCACTTGTATTTACTCAGCAGACAGATAACTGA